The Saccopteryx leptura isolate mSacLep1 chromosome 2, mSacLep1_pri_phased_curated, whole genome shotgun sequence genome has a window encoding:
- the RAN gene encoding GTP-binding nuclear protein Ran: MAAQGEPQVQFKLVLVGDGGTGKTTFVKRHLTGEFEKKYVATLGVEVHPLVFHTNRGPIKFNVWDTAGQEKFGGLRDGYYIQAQCAIIMFDVTSRVTYKNVPNWHRDLVRVCENIPIVLCGNKVDIKDRKVKAKSIVFHRKKNLQYYDISAKSNYNFEKPFLWLARKLIGDPNLEFVAMPALAPPEVVMDPALAAQYEHDLEVAQTTALPDEDDDL; the protein is encoded by the exons ATGGCCGCCCAAGGAGAGCCCCAGGTCCAGTTCAAA CTCGTTTTGGTGGGTGATGGTGGGACCGGGAAGACGACCTTCGTGAAACGCCACCTGACCGGGGAGTTCGAGAAGAAGTATGTCG CCACCCTGGGCGTGGAGGTCCATCCCCTCGTGTTCCACACCAACAGAGGGCCCATCAAGTTCAACGTGTGGGACACGGCGGGCCAGGAGAAGTTCGGTGGGCTGAGGGACGGCTACTACATCCAAG CCCAGTGTGCCATTATAATGTTTGATGTAACTTCAAGAGTTACTTACAAGAATGTGCCTAACTGGCATAGAGATCTGGTGCGAGTGTGTGAAAACATCCCCATCGTGTTGTGTGGCAACAAAGTGGACATTAAAGACAGGAAAGTTAAGGCCAAATCAATTGTTTTCCACCGAAAGAAGAATCTTCAG TACTATGACATTTCTGCCAAAAGTAACTACAACTTTGAAAAGCCCTTCCTCTGGCTTGCTAGAAAACTAATCGGAGACCCTAACTTGGAGTTTGTCGCCATGCCTGCCCTCGCCCCTCCAGAGGTTGTCATGGACCCAGCCTTGGCAGCGCAGTACGAGCACGATCTAGAG GTTGCTCAGACCACCGCTCTCCCGGACGAGGACGACGACCTGTGA